The genomic DNA ACCGCCACTCGGGTCGACGTGTCGGGGCGCCGGGTCATGGCCGCACGGGGCCCGTCTTGCGGTACACCGCGACGTGCGCCTGACTCTCACCGGTGAACGCGCCGCCGTCCCAGTCCGCGTACCGCCGCTCCAGGGTCAGCCCGGCCAGCCGCGCCATCAGGTCCAGTTCACTGGGCCACACGTACCGGAACCGCACGGTGTGCTCCCGCTCCGCGGCCGGGTCGGCCAGGCGGTAGCGGGGGTGCATGTGCTGGTGGACCGGATCGTGGTGGACGATGCCCAGGTCCAGACGGGTACCGCCGTCGCGTGCCACCTCCATCCGCTGCCCGCTCTGACGCGCCCCCTCGAAGCGCGCCGCGTCGGGCACGAAACCCTGGAAGACGAAGGCACCGCCCTCGGGGAGCAGGTCCGCGGCGCCCGCGAGGCAGCGGATCTGGTCCTCCTGGGTGGCCAGGCTGTAAAGGGTGTTGAAGACGATGTAGACCAGGCCGAACGGGCCCCGCACGTCCGGGCGCACGAAGTCGCCGTGCACCAGCGACACCTTGTCGCTGCCGGGCTTGCCGCGCAGCCGTTCCAGCATCTCGGCGGAGGCGTCCACACCGGTGACCTCCACGCCCGGCGCAGCGGCCAGCGGCAGGGCCACCCGCCCCGTGCCCACGCCGAGTTCGAGGACCCGGGACTCCCCGGTGTCCTTGGCGACGCGCGCGGCGAGATCGGCCAGGAAGCGCACGGTGGGCTCGGTGTCGTCCTGGAGGCGGACGATCCAGTCGTCGTAGATGTCGGCCAGCTCTTGGCCGTAGCTGGTGGGGCCGTACTGCTGCTCAGTGGTCATGCTGCGGGACACCTCCGGGGCGAGAAGGGCGAGGGGCGAGAAGGGCGGACGGGAAGGGGCGGGGCGGGGCGGTTCAGCGGACCCCGGAGAACGCGACCTCCATGCGCTCGGGTCCGCGCAGGATCACGTGCGGGCGGTACTCCAGCGACTCCACCACCAGTTCCGGGTCGTCGACCCGGGAGAAGAAGGCCTGCAGGGCGAGGGCCGCCTCCAGCTTGCCGAGGTTCGCGCCCAGGCAGCGGTGCACCCCGCTGGAGAAGGACAGGTGGTCCAGACGCCGGCCGAGGGCACGGGTGATGTCGAAGCGGTCGGGCTCGTCGAAGACCTCGGGATCGCGGTTGGCGGCCGCCGCCAGGAGCAGCACGTCCGTGTCGGCCGGGATCTCGAAACCGTCCAGCTCGATGGACTCCTTCGCCATCCGGTGCAGGATCTGCACCGAGGGCTCGAAGCGGAGGATCTCCTCCACCGCCCCGAACGCGAGGGAGGGGTCCTCGCGCAGCATCGCCAGCTGCTCGGGGTGGCGCAGCAGGGTGAGGATGCCGTGCGTGATCAGGTTGGCGGTGGTCTCGTGCCCCGCCATCACCAACAGGGCGAGCGTGGCGAGCAGTTCCTTCTCGGAGAGCCGGTCGCCCGCCTCCTCCGCTTCCACCAGCCGCGTCAGCAGCCCCTCGCCCCGGGCGCCGCCGGACGCGATCAGATCGCGGAAGTACTGGTAGAACGCGGCCCGGGTCTCGGTGTCCTCCTTGTCGATCTCCGGCGTCCGGTTCGCCGCCATCAGCGGGTCCAGCGCCCGGCCCAGCACCGTGGACCAGGTGCCGAAGATCTTGTGGTCCTCGGGCGGCACACCGAGCATCTCGCAGATCACCCGCACCGGTACGGGATACGAGAACACGCTCGGGACGTCCACGGGCGAACCGGCCCGGGCCACCTGGTCCACCAGGTCGTCGACGATCTCCCTGATCCTCCCCTCCAGGCCCTGCACCATGCGCGGCGTGAACGCCTGGGTGACCAGGCCCCGCAGCCGGGTGTGGTCGGGAGGGTCGAGGAAGGTCATGACCTCCTTGCGCGACTCGACCGCGTCTGTACTGAGGATCTTGGACTTGCCGCGGTCCGCGCTGGCCACCGGCGAACGCAGCACGGTCTCCACGTCCTTGTGCCGGCCCACCACCAGCAGCGCGCCGTCCATCGCGTAGAAGGGCGACGCCTCACGCATCCGGTGCAGCGCCGGGTACGGATCCGGGCGGTTCGCCGGGTCGAAGAAGGTGATCAGGTGCTCTTCCGGGCTCCGCGCGGCGGAAGCCGTCGTCGTCTCCGTCATGCGCCGAGGATCGGGCCACCGCAGCGCGCCCGCCCAGCCGCCGACGCCGTGGTCGTTCGGGCACCTCACATACACCCTCCAAAGGGCACTCCCCCTGCCCGCGCCCAGCACCGAGGGTGGCCCGACATGGGAACCGAACCGCTCGACCCCGCTGCCGCGGCGATCGCGTACGCGGCACCGCCGCCGCGGGGAGCAGCCTTCGACGCCTGGCGCGACTGGGAGAACCGGGACGGCGCCCACGGCCTGGTCGCGGCCGGCATCCTGGCGGCCAACGCCCGCAACGTCCAGCCGTGGCGGTTCACCGTCGACGACGGCGCCGGACGCGTCGACGTGT from Streptomyces sp. CB09001 includes the following:
- a CDS encoding class I SAM-dependent methyltransferase, which gives rise to MTTEQQYGPTSYGQELADIYDDWIVRLQDDTEPTVRFLADLAARVAKDTGESRVLELGVGTGRVALPLAAAPGVEVTGVDASAEMLERLRGKPGSDKVSLVHGDFVRPDVRGPFGLVYIVFNTLYSLATQEDQIRCLAGAADLLPEGGAFVFQGFVPDAARFEGARQSGQRMEVARDGGTRLDLGIVHHDPVHQHMHPRYRLADPAAEREHTVRFRYVWPSELDLMARLAGLTLERRYADWDGGAFTGESQAHVAVYRKTGPVRP
- a CDS encoding cytochrome P450 produces the protein MTETTTASAARSPEEHLITFFDPANRPDPYPALHRMREASPFYAMDGALLVVGRHKDVETVLRSPVASADRGKSKILSTDAVESRKEVMTFLDPPDHTRLRGLVTQAFTPRMVQGLEGRIREIVDDLVDQVARAGSPVDVPSVFSYPVPVRVICEMLGVPPEDHKIFGTWSTVLGRALDPLMAANRTPEIDKEDTETRAAFYQYFRDLIASGGARGEGLLTRLVEAEEAGDRLSEKELLATLALLVMAGHETTANLITHGILTLLRHPEQLAMLREDPSLAFGAVEEILRFEPSVQILHRMAKESIELDGFEIPADTDVLLLAAAANRDPEVFDEPDRFDITRALGRRLDHLSFSSGVHRCLGANLGKLEAALALQAFFSRVDDPELVVESLEYRPHVILRGPERMEVAFSGVR